A stretch of Eschrichtius robustus isolate mEscRob2 chromosome 6, mEscRob2.pri, whole genome shotgun sequence DNA encodes these proteins:
- the NCBP2AS2 gene encoding protein NCBP2AS2, with protein MVLRRLLAALLHSPQLVERLSESRPIRRAAQLTAFALLQAQLHGQDAARRLRALAAGAAGSLGRRGARFRDTFIQELRRSLRERPRPPPGSQKGPGANP; from the coding sequence ATGGTTCTACGACGGCTGCTGGCCGCCCTGTTGCACAGCCCGCAGCTGGTGGAGCGTCTCTCTGAGTCGCGGCCCATCCGGCGTGCGGCGCAGCTCACCGCCTTTGCACTGCTGCAGGCCCAGCTACACGGGCAGGACGCGGCCCGGCGCCTGCGAGCCCTCGCGGCAGGGGCCGCGGGCTCTCTGGGCCGCCGCGGTGCCCGCTTCAGAGACACCTTCATTCAGGAGCTACGCCGCAGCCTCCGGGAACGCCCGCGGCCACCACCAGGTAGCCAGAAGGGCCCGGGAGCAAACCCCTAA
- the NCBP2 gene encoding nuclear cap-binding protein subunit 2 isoform X1, with translation MSGGLLKALRSDSYVELSQYRDQHFRGDNEEQEKLLKKSCTLYVGNLSFYTTEEQIYELFSKSGDIKKIIMGLDKMKKTACGFCFVEYYSRADAENAMRYINGTRLDDRIIRTDWDAGFKEGRQYGRGRSGGQVRDEYRQDYDAGRGGYGKLAQNQ, from the exons ATGTCGGGTGGCCTCCTGAAGGCGCTGCGCAGCGACTCCTACGTCGAGCTGAGCCAGTACCGGGACCAGCACTTCCGG GGTGACAATGAAGAACAGGAAAAATTACTGAAGAAAAGCTGTACATTGTATGTTGGAAATCTTTCCTTTTATACAACTGAAGAACAAATCTATGAACTCTTCAGCAAAAGTGGTGACATAAAGAAAATCATCATGGGCCtggataaaatgaagaaaacagcatGTGGGTTCTGCTTTGTGGA atACTATTCAAGAGCAGATGCAGAAAATGCCATGCGGTACATAAATGGAACTCGTCTGGATGACCGGATCATTCGCACAGActgggacgcaggctttaaggaGGGCAGGCAGTATGGCCGTGGGCGTTCTGGGGGCCAG GTACGAGATGAGTATCGTCAGGACTACGATGCTGGGAGAGGAGGTTATGGAAAACTGGCCCAAAACCAGTGA
- the NCBP2 gene encoding nuclear cap-binding protein subunit 2 isoform X2, with amino-acid sequence MGLDKMKKTACGFCFVEYYSRADAENAMRYINGTRLDDRIIRTDWDAGFKEGRQYGRGRSGGQVRDEYRQDYDAGRGGYGKLAQNQ; translated from the exons ATGGGCCtggataaaatgaagaaaacagcatGTGGGTTCTGCTTTGTGGA atACTATTCAAGAGCAGATGCAGAAAATGCCATGCGGTACATAAATGGAACTCGTCTGGATGACCGGATCATTCGCACAGActgggacgcaggctttaaggaGGGCAGGCAGTATGGCCGTGGGCGTTCTGGGGGCCAG GTACGAGATGAGTATCGTCAGGACTACGATGCTGGGAGAGGAGGTTATGGAAAACTGGCCCAAAACCAGTGA